A genomic region of Colletotrichum destructivum chromosome 5, complete sequence contains the following coding sequences:
- a CDS encoding Putative SET domain, Zinc finger, PHD-type, Zinc finger, FYVE/PHD-type, SET domain superfamily: MTEKLQPLSTQTATPSQTLFAPSVTVSTHNVPRKVETVEEEEPYTIKCICNFSDDDGNTIYCDTCDTWQHIDCFYPDSREEALREDFAHSCADCKPRPLDRQKAIERTRRLKNGGTAEGAPDKKVKRPPSKSHKKKPKPTDLQLNGLATGQENAKHGSPSDHPHPTKKTKTSHRPSHSISSQNAKRSPSYGNGRPQPNGHPPSPATTPPDLPSDFQIHNYSDGFLSMTKEADVPITQINSFASLLVSNTLSVWLREPLRLRKDTGGELNDVFAKLPKDIDAQKRQLHVESKKLPLGSDTVLRWQYLATPVAIEKDVPLIELNGVIGFQKDYCDDPENLWEELSSPLPFVFFHPMLPLYIDTRKEGSLARFARRSCKPNAILDTYLSGQSEYHFWLVSDRHIVANEQITLPWEFRLPKKFQARMHHLLGVADDDTQAQNEVEMDEAEYQTLSGWIHRILSEHGGCACDLGANCAFARFHRQHQAKIQSRPPVKKKSRKPKTHTISPTSTGHATNSRAASEGHHDDVDNDARSVSERSKPPSRDRTPLRQGSLDRPGILTEPTDRDKRKVQMVEDSFRRMEQQQPPRKKKRASDGTGSKTKQRNSTSNASTGTSQYVDAGTSRSKSNSPSGDVSPTAQNPHKASASRNGSVVTQSRRESSGPRPVYCDASVQTDPVEGEWYSEPVQTPKPRRRIISLSQRLLNNRHRLRCDEADRRKSLPSTMLQEPTPMDVDSPADHRPVTGSPTPSKESTNPGQITSPAASAVGDIIMADAPTRSPSAIKSPVQTDSAAETLVNVVTGSSKIKSPELRVQLPPVPAFNGPVLGTPSATTPSSASTTAQSPFSAGSLCNPFAPSAVNGVAAHPSPVKKKLSLSDYTKSRMNKAKSVGGLKTSLSGTEESKPALDAIADSPAVDKGTDVLTPVTGNTANSITAAAATNNSL; this comes from the coding sequence ATGACCGAAAAGCTACAGCCACTGTCGACGCAGACCGCGACTCCTAGTCAGACCCTCTTCGCCCCAAGCGTGACCGTCTCTACCCACAACGTTCCACGCAAGGTTGAGACGgtagaggaagaagagccgTACACAATCAAGTGTATCTGCAACTTctctgatgatgatggaaaCACGATCTACTGCGACACGTGCGACACATGGCAGCACATAGACTGCTTCTACCCAGACAGCCGAGAGGAGGCACTTCGCGAGGATTTCGCCCACTCGTGCGCCGACTGCAAACCGCGTCCACTAGACCGACAAAAGGCCATTGAGCGCACCCGTCGACTGAAGAACGGCGGCACCGCAGAAGGTGCCCCGGACAAGAAGGTCAAACGCCCGCCATCCAAGAGCCACAAAAAGAAGCCAAAACCCACCGACTTGCAGCTGAATGGCCTGGCCACGGGCCAGGAGAATGCGAAGCACGGAAGTCCGAGCGATCATCCTCACCCGACCAAGAAGACGAAAACATCCCACCGGCCTTCCCACTCGATAAGTTCACAAAATGCGAAGAGGAGCCCTTCGTACGGGAACGGCCGCCCCCAACCCAACGGTCATCCCCCAAGCCCTGCTACGACGCCTCCGGATCTTCCGAGCGACTTTCAAATACACAACTACTCGGATGGTTTTCTCTCGATGACCAAGGAGGCAGACGTGCCTATCACGCAAATCAATTCGTTTGCTAGTCTATTGGTCTCAAACACTCTTTCCGTTTGGCTTCGCGAACCCCTTCGCTTGAGGAAAGACACAGGTGGAGAACTCAACGATGTGTTTGCTAAACTCCCCAAAGACATCGACGCTCAGAAGCGTCAGCTGCACGTGGAGAGCAAGAAGCTCCCCCTTGGTTCCGATACCGTACTTCGGTGGCAGTATCTCGCAACCCCTGTTGCCATCGAGAAAGATGTGCCTTTGATTGAACTCAACGGTGTCATTGGCTTTCAGAAGGACTATTGCGACGACCCCGAAAATCTGTGGGAGGAGCTGTCCTCGCCGCTTCCGTTCGTGTTCTTCCATCCGATGCTGCCGTTGTACATCGACACCAGGAAAGAAGGATCGCTTGCCCGCTTCGCCCGAAGGAGTTGCAAGCCAAACGCCATTCTGGATACATACCTGTCGGGGCAGTCTGAATACCACTTTTGGCTAGTGAGTGATCGGCACATCGTCGCAAACGAGCAAATCACGCTTCCATGGGAGTTCAGGTTGCCCAAGAAGTTCCAAGCTCGTATGCACCATCTCCTGGgggtcgccgacgacgacacacaAGCCCAGAATGAGGTTGAGATGGATGAGGCAGAGTATCAAACGCTCTCCGGCTGGATTCATCGGATACTATCCGAGCACGGCGGCTGTGCGTGCGATCTAGGTGCAAATTGCGCCTTTGCCCGCTTCCACAGACAACATCAGGCCAAGATACAGTCTCGTCCCCCCGTCAAAAAGAAGTCACGGAAACCCAAAACCCACACGATTTCACCCACCAGTACCGGGCACGCCACCAACAGTCGCGCAGCCAGTGAAGGCCACCACGATGACGTCGACAACGATGCTCGGTCGGTATCGGAGCGCAGCAAGCCCCCCAGCCGTGACCGTACGCCCTTGCGTCAAGGCTCCCTTGACCGACCCGGCATTCTCACTGAACCTACTGATCGGGACAAGCGCAAAGTCCAGATGGTTGAAGACTCATTCAGACGCATGGAGCAACAACAGCCCCCTCGCAAGAAAAAGCGCGCGTCCGACGGCACTGGGTCCAAGACGAAACAGAGGAACTCGACCAGCAATGCGTCCACGGGCACTTCGCAATACGTCGACGCCGGGACATCGAGAAGCAAGTCGAATTCTCCGTCTGGTGATGTTTCGCCGACAGCACAAAATCCTCACAAGGCATCGGCGTCTCGGAATGGCTCCGTTGTAACGCAGTCCAGACGGGAGTCCTCTGGACCTCGTCCTGTCTATTGCGACGCTTCCGTGCAGACTGACCCGGTTGAGGGTGAATGGTACAGTGAGCCTGTCCAGACCCCTAAGCCACGTCGCCGGATTATCTCTTTGTCTCAGCGATTGCTCAACAACCGGCATCGACTGCGAtgcgacgaggccgacagACGCAAGTCCCTTCCGTCGACCATGCTCCAGGAACCAACACCCATGGATGTAGACTCGCCTGCTGACCACAGACCTGTGACTGGTTCTCCGACACCGTCGAAAGAATCGACTAACCCCGGACAAATCACATCGCCTGCTGCCTCAGCCGTGGGAGACATCATCATGGCAGACGCCCCAACGAGATCGCCAAGTGCAATCAAGTCACCTGTACAGACAGATTCCGCCGCGGAGACGTTGGTCAACGTTGTGACCGGCTCCTCGAAGATAAAGTCACCGGAACTCCGGGTACAGTTACCGCCGGTTCCCGCTTTTAATGGTCCGGTCTTGGGAACACCCAGCGCGACAACGCCGTCTTCAGCCTCTACAACTGCGCAGTCCCCTTTCTCCGCCGGCAGTCTTTGCAACCCTTTCGCGCCTTCGGCTGTCAATGGCGTAGCGGCGCATCCGAGCCCtgtgaagaagaagttgaGCCTCAGCGATTACACAAAAAGCAGAATGAACAAGGCGAAGAGTGTTGGTGGATTGAAGACGTCGCTATCTGGGACCGAGGAGTCGAAGCCGGCGCTTGATGCCATTGCCGACTCACCGGCTGTCGATAAAGGCACAGATGTCTTGACACCCGTAACGGGCAACACGGCCAACTCGATCACCGCGGCCGCAGCAACAAACAACTCCTTGTAA